The ANME-2 cluster archaeon DNA window TGAAAACTAAGGCATATTTTCCCCATCTAACTCATTTCATGGATGATGTTCGAATACCTAAAACTAACAACAAATTAGAAAGTTGGTATTCAACAATGGAAGCGAATTATAACAACAATCGACGGTTCAAGTCAATAGAAGGTGCAAATAATTATTCCAGTTGCCAAACGATTTTTAGAAACTTTTACGAAATCAAAGAGGGAGCATATATAAATTCAAGCCCATATAGCAGAGCTGGTTTGGATCATCTTATATTCCGCAGGTATACTTTGAAAACAAATCTTTTTTTTAAACATTGAATGATGCCTAATGATTGTGGTTTTCTGTATATTTAGATAAATGGTTTGAAAAAATGCATGTATATTTTCTGCCGAAATTGGCAAATCATATATTCAAAACATATCTTTTAGGTATTCACAATATAAATATAATATTTTAGAAATATGTAAACCACTATCATGAGAAATTATTTAAAATTTACAGATACCTGCGGAAAGTGAGATCATGGAGATAATGATTGGTTAAATGTATTGGGATTTGGAGATAAGATTTATAAATTTATTAAAACCATTGATAAAGCTATTCTAAGTAAAATAGGTTTTATTTGATGGAAAAATTTAAATCAAAGGATTTCAAACGATCTCCGATTTTTCATTCATCATTTGTAAAAGGTCCAAGGAAATCGCATTTTAATTCCCCTAAAATAGGTCTTTGCTTTTCTCACCTAAAATTGTGCTGACCCACCGTCCGTACCGTTGCATCCTGCCTCCGGCCGATTAAAAACATTTACCGCATCAAGCGATAATACTTAAATGTATGAAACTAATAAACTATAATGTATGTCAACTACCAGCTTGCCAAATATAATTGAAACCGAAATAAAAGCCCTTGTGAAGGGCGGATATTTCAACAGCAAAGATAGTTTCATAGAGGAAGCTATTAAATATATGCTGTCTAGCAGGGGAGATTTGAAGATAAACGCTGCTGTTGAAATGTACCGCTCAAAAGATGTCAGTCTTGGCAGGGCAGCTGAACTGGCAGGTCTTTCTATTTTTGAGTTCAGTGAGATTCTAAAGGCAAGGAGAATTAAAACAGTAGTGAATGCTCCATCTAAGGAAGAGATGAACAGACAGATAAAGCAGATGGAAAAAAGCCGATGATGAATATCGTTTTTGATACTGATATATTATCCATCTTTGCCAAGGCTGATGCTATTTTATACCTTGAAAGATTATTTTCAAAAGACCGCTTGCTGATTACTCCTTCTGTTTACAGGGAATTGAAAGTACCAAAGGAATATGGATATGATTTTCCTGATCAGGTATTCAATTCCGGACGGTTTGAACTTGTGCAATTGACAGGTGGGGAGGTTGAGGAGTTTAAATTGAAACTGCTCAAGGCCAAGACTGTTCACAGTGGAGAACTTGAGGCTGTAATTATTGCCCGGAGTAGGGGGTATATGTTTTCGTCTAATGATACTAAGGCTCTGGAGTTTGCTGTTTCAGAGGAGATTGAAGTGTTATATCTACATTCGATATTGAGGGCGTTGTGGAAGTTTAGTCTGCTGACACCTGATGAGGTAAAGGAACTTATTGGAAGTATGGAACTGAGGGATAATATGGAGATTAAGGAAAAGGATTTGATATTTGATTAGTGGCATGTATATTTTTTTAAAGAAAAGACATGGTGTTGCCAATATGCAAAATATAAAATTTAAGTTATAGTTGTCAGTGAACTTATAGGAACTCTCCTTCAAGAATCCGTACGAGTTGGGTGTTAATTCTTGAATAAGCCCTGCTGTCGGACTTGATTACTGTTTTTGAACCACATAGCGCACAGGCGTGCCCAGTAAAGTTCATACTGCTCAACTAGTGTCAAGTCAACCTTCAAGTGTCAGATTATGAAGGGC harbors:
- a CDS encoding UPF0175 family protein is translated as MPNIIETEIKALVKGGYFNSKDSFIEEAIKYMLSSRGDLKINAAVEMYRSKDVSLGRAAELAGLSIFEFSEILKARRIKTVVNAPSKEEMNRQIKQMEKSR